The sequence below is a genomic window from Rudanella lutea DSM 19387.
GCGAATCGTTCGGTATGTCGGCCGTTCAGGCTGAGCGTGTATCGGTACTGAAAATCGAGGAAGTCGAGGCTGAGGAAGTGGCCCAAACTATGGCGTTGGGTCCTGTGTTGCGGGAGGAAGTTCTGGAGCAAACGCCCTTTGTGCGCGTCAGTCGGCCGCGGCCGCTATTGCGTTGGGTGGCGGCAGCCGCTTTGGTATGCACCTTTGGGGCACTTAGCTACCTCACAGTAGTTGAGCCAGGGCAGGCGATGGAAAGTAGCCTTAACCCCGCTAATTGGTTCCGGATTCCGTCGTGGCTGAAAGCCAACCTGCACCGTGAGGTGAAAGCCGAAACAGCAACACCGGTTATGGTGCAGACTGCCAAAGAGCCGAGCCCCATTGCAATGGCTACCCCGGCGCCCGCACTGCCCGAACCAACGCCAGCTCCTACGCCTACTCCCGTTGCTGCCGAGGTTGTTACTCCCGAACCGGCTGCCCCGGCGGTTGTTGCCAAGCCGGTAGCCGCAAAGGTTAAAAAGGTGGTTCAGCCGGTAGCGGTGAAGGAAGTTGAGAAAGCCAATCCATTCGTAGCCGAGGCCTTGCCCGAGAGTGCACCCGAACCGGCGGCTCCCAAAGCTGAGGAAAAACGAACAGCGCCATTGTTTACGGTGATTGCCGGTAGTTTTGCGAGCAAGCAAAATGCCGTGCGTTTCCAGAAAACGCTCCAAAAGGCAGGCTATGCCGATGCCTATGTGATTCAGCCCACGCGCCGGGGGCAATTGTTCAAAGTTGCGGCTATCGGCTCGCCTGTTCGGGAAGAGGCCGTAGCCAGCACCGATAGCCTCAAGAAGCTGACCGGTATTACACCGTTCCTGATAAAAAATTAAGTAGCGCTCTACGCTCATTGCTAGCCGGCTCCCTATGTATCATGGGGAGCCGGTTTTGTTTTGCTATGGGCGTGCGGTTGTCAGGCATCCAGCTGATCGATTCGGGCCTGATGCCGCCCACCCTCAAAGGGGGTATCGAGCCAGACCCGGACAATTCGGAGAGCCGTTTCCTCGCTCATCATTCGCTGCCCCAGCGAAATCACGTTGGCATTGTTGTGCTGACGGCCGAGCCGTGCCGATTCCTCGTTCCAGCACAGAGCGCAGCGCACACCTTTGATTCGGTTGGCCATCATGGCTTCGCCATTGCCCGAGCCCCCCAACACAATACCCCGCTCTGTTTCACCTGAGGCAACGGCCTCGGCAACGGGTCGGATAAAACGGGGGTAATCGACGGTTTCTTCGGAAAAGGTGCCCTTGTCGATAGGCGTATGTCCCAACTCGGTAAGAAGATTCTTAATGGCTTCCTTGTAGCGGAAGCCGGCGTGGTCGGAGCCGATGGCGATGGTCATGTGATAGAGGAAACGAGTGGTATCGAAGCGGTTAGAAAGCTAAAGTCGCGTGGGTAGTTTGTGTTTACAGCCTGCCCACTGCGCTTACAGTGTTTAACAATGCTATACCAAAGTTGTTCCTCTATGCAGACGGGCCTAACTTGCGCCGTTTGCAAAAAAACGTCTTTTTAGTATGCTCCCTTCGGCTAAAGACCGGACGCCATCTACGGTCGTCTTTATTTTCGGCGGTAGTGGCGATCTCAACTATCGAAAGCTCACGCCCGCGCTATTCAATTTGTACATCGACGGATTCATGCCCGAACAGTTTGCTGTGGTGGGTATTGGCCGCAGCGAGTATTCCGATGCCAGTTTTCGGGAGCGATTGCTGGCCGGCGTAGAAGAGTTTTCGCGTCGGCGGGAGGGACCCTGGGATGAGTTTTCGGCCCGTGTCGGCTACCTCAAAATGG
It includes:
- a CDS encoding SPOR domain-containing protein, coding for MVSVGAYLKKLLYQYDCVVVPELGGFLTHYQRATYVAETGQFLPPRKRLAFNEALRLDDGILTNYIMLHESLTREEALRRIGDFVNELRQHVQLAGSFSVEGIGLFTPNVEGKLQFDPELRHNFFGESFGMSAVQAERVSVLKIEEVEAEEVAQTMALGPVLREEVLEQTPFVRVSRPRPLLRWVAAAALVCTFGALSYLTVVEPGQAMESSLNPANWFRIPSWLKANLHREVKAETATPVMVQTAKEPSPIAMATPAPALPEPTPAPTPTPVAAEVVTPEPAAPAVVAKPVAAKVKKVVQPVAVKEVEKANPFVAEALPESAPEPAAPKAEEKRTAPLFTVIAGSFASKQNAVRFQKTLQKAGYADAYVIQPTRRGQLFKVAAIGSPVREEAVASTDSLKKLTGITPFLIKN
- the rpiB gene encoding ribose 5-phosphate isomerase B, encoding MTIAIGSDHAGFRYKEAIKNLLTELGHTPIDKGTFSEETVDYPRFIRPVAEAVASGETERGIVLGGSGNGEAMMANRIKGVRCALCWNEESARLGRQHNNANVISLGQRMMSEETALRIVRVWLDTPFEGGRHQARIDQLDA